A region from the Riemerella anatipestifer genome encodes:
- a CDS encoding RNA-binding S4 domain-containing protein, whose protein sequence is MRIDKFLWSVRFFKTRSIAAEEIKKNRVSVGEQVAKPSREVMEGDIIKIRKNQIDYKIKVIQIPKSRIGAKLVPLHIKDMTDKEQYEILKMRKLSQDYYRQKGEGRPTKKDRRDMTEFINTDDETFFDEDDWDSFFNEAEDLED, encoded by the coding sequence ATGAGAATAGATAAATTTTTGTGGAGTGTGAGGTTTTTTAAGACAAGAAGTATAGCGGCAGAAGAAATAAAAAAGAATAGAGTTTCAGTAGGAGAGCAAGTTGCAAAGCCTTCTAGAGAAGTGATGGAGGGCGATATAATTAAAATTAGAAAAAACCAAATTGATTATAAAATAAAGGTAATTCAAATCCCTAAAAGTAGGATAGGAGCTAAGTTAGTTCCACTTCACATCAAAGATATGACGGATAAAGAGCAGTACGAAATCCTAAAAATGCGAAAATTATCACAGGACTACTATCGCCAAAAAGGAGAGGGAAGACCTACGAAGAAAGACCGTAGAGATATGACCGAATTTATCAATACAGATGATGAGACTTTCTTCGATGAAGACGATTGGGACTCGTTTTTTAATGAAGCTGAAGATTTAGAAGACTAA
- a CDS encoding shikimate kinase, translated as MIISLIGYMGSGKSLISKKLSEKINFNLLDLDKVISEQEMREIPQIFKEKGEIYFRKREKETLEHLLNTQKSTILSLGGGTPVYYNNIDAINALSESIYLRTSVKNLHKRLIKEKSSRPLIAHIEDSDQLLEFIAKHLFERQAYYFKAKYIVDTDDKSPDEIVNEIISLLNLQLH; from the coding sequence ATGATTATTTCTCTAATAGGCTACATGGGAAGTGGTAAATCACTAATTTCCAAAAAATTATCAGAAAAAATAAATTTTAATTTATTAGACCTAGATAAGGTAATTTCTGAGCAAGAAATGAGAGAAATTCCTCAAATTTTTAAAGAAAAGGGTGAAATTTATTTCAGAAAAAGAGAAAAAGAAACCTTAGAACACCTACTCAACACTCAAAAATCTACTATCCTTAGTTTGGGAGGTGGCACACCTGTTTATTATAATAACATAGATGCCATTAACGCCCTTTCTGAAAGTATTTATCTAAGAACTTCTGTGAAAAACCTTCATAAAAGGTTAATAAAAGAAAAAAGCAGCCGACCACTTATAGCTCATATAGAAGACAGTGACCAACTGCTAGAATTTATTGCAAAACACTTGTTTGAAAGACAAGCCTACTACTTCAAAGCAAAATATATTGTAGATACTGATGATAAATCTCCCGACGAAATCGTTAATGAAATTATTAGTCTTCTAAATCTTCAGCTTCATTAA
- the rbfA gene encoding 30S ribosome-binding factor RbfA, giving the protein MESNRQRKIAQIIQEDFSELFRKQAADSKAQFLISVSDVKVTADLGIAKIYLSIFPQNYREAIMKEIEANKSQYRHFIGNKMAKQVRVIPQLSFYLDTSLDEVERIEKELKGEGDNPIL; this is encoded by the coding sequence ATGGAAAGTAATAGACAAAGAAAGATAGCTCAAATTATACAGGAAGATTTTTCCGAGCTTTTTAGAAAACAAGCGGCTGATAGTAAAGCACAATTTTTAATATCTGTTTCTGATGTAAAGGTAACAGCCGATTTAGGAATTGCTAAGATTTATCTAAGCATTTTTCCTCAGAATTATCGCGAAGCAATAATGAAAGAAATAGAGGCGAATAAATCTCAATATCGTCATTTTATAGGCAATAAAATGGCAAAGCAGGTTCGTGTAATTCCTCAGTTAAGCTTTTATTTAGACACTAGTTTAGACGAAGTAGAAAGAATAGAAAAAGAACTAAAAGGAGAAGGTGATAACCCTATACTCTAA
- a CDS encoding ABC transporter permease — protein sequence MKNTPFYIAKRYLLAKKGSQAVSFITGLAAIAMMVAVAAMFIIVSVFSGLEELNKDLVEDLHADLTITSTRGKTLENIDKITDALKQNQSILFFSKIIEEKVYLDYNNNGEIAYIRGVDSVYTKVNPIQNSIFFGSYLSFDYTNDIVMENGLNSRLSIPVGSDRDYAQLFMPKPGKGIINKESDIFNKKEVFVTGVFNGKDQLNSYIIAPIELTQELLNLPKGTAYSIVIKLKDSTDANFIKKDLEGRLTNVKISTKEEENAAFWKMINTEKLMIYLIFGLVIFITTFNLAGAIIILQLDKKEQSRTLVSLGMTKQELRRIYFYTGSLVVIFGVIMGLVIGSLICLFQIQTGLFKAGELLPFPVKIELRNYLIVTGIALFFGLLISFIFSKINKNYLNYK from the coding sequence TTGAAAAACACTCCTTTTTATATAGCAAAGCGTTATTTGTTGGCAAAAAAAGGTAGCCAAGCAGTAAGTTTTATTACTGGTTTGGCAGCTATAGCTATGATGGTGGCGGTAGCAGCTATGTTTATTATTGTGTCTGTTTTTTCAGGTTTAGAAGAACTCAATAAGGATTTAGTAGAAGATTTACACGCCGATTTAACCATTACTAGCACTCGTGGAAAGACTTTAGAGAATATAGATAAAATCACAGATGCATTAAAACAGAACCAATCCATATTATTTTTTTCTAAAATTATAGAAGAAAAGGTCTACCTAGACTATAATAATAATGGAGAAATAGCCTATATAAGAGGCGTAGATTCGGTTTACACTAAAGTTAATCCTATACAGAATAGTATTTTTTTCGGAAGCTATCTCTCGTTTGATTATACCAATGATATTGTTATGGAGAATGGGCTTAACTCTAGGCTTTCCATTCCTGTAGGGTCTGATAGAGATTATGCACAGCTTTTTATGCCTAAACCTGGGAAAGGTATTATAAACAAAGAGTCTGATATATTTAACAAAAAAGAAGTTTTTGTGACGGGGGTTTTTAATGGTAAAGACCAACTTAATAGTTATATTATAGCTCCTATAGAGCTGACTCAGGAACTTCTAAACCTGCCCAAAGGTACCGCTTATAGCATTGTGATTAAACTGAAAGATAGTACTGATGCTAACTTTATTAAAAAAGATTTAGAGGGCAGACTTACAAATGTTAAAATAAGTACCAAAGAGGAAGAAAATGCAGCTTTTTGGAAGATGATAAACACCGAAAAATTGATGATTTATCTCATTTTCGGGCTGGTAATTTTCATTACAACATTCAATTTGGCTGGAGCTATTATTATTCTTCAGTTAGATAAAAAAGAACAATCTAGAACTTTAGTTTCTTTGGGAATGACCAAGCAGGAACTGAGAAGAATTTACTTCTATACCGGAAGTCTTGTAGTTATTTTTGGTGTTATTATGGGGCTTGTTATAGGAAGTTTAATTTGCTTATTTCAAATCCAAACGGGATTGTTTAAAGCGGGGGAATTATTACCTTTCCCTGTAAAAATAGAATTAAGAAACTATTTGATAGTTACAGGGATAGCCTTATTTTTTGGATTGCTAATCTCTTTTATATTTTCAAAAATAAATAAGAACTACTTAAACTATAAGTAA
- a CDS encoding endonuclease encodes MKNIYLIVAFLIGGFGLAQIPDGYYDSAEGLSGYTLKSKLSEILNDKHKDKGYDALWTAYATADIDKYYENDNTILDIYSENPSGKDPYSYRYRTNQCGNYSGEGSCYNREHIVPQSLFSKAAPMRNDAHFVIPTDGYVNGKRSDYPFGVVGNASWTSKNGSKLGKSSTSGYGGTVFEPIDEFKGDVARMVFYFVTMYEKRIPNFKLGDMLNGTTTQGLEDWQLAVLLTWHNQDPVSKREIDRNNAVYNYQGNRNPFIDHPEWVNLIWKKELSTQEVSKKDNILSIYPNPVTGGKLYFSNWNDYDKIDIFSTEGKKVKSVKSSNEIDVSNLPKGVYLLKADSKTIKFIIK; translated from the coding sequence ATGAAGAATATTTATTTAATAGTAGCTTTTCTGATAGGAGGATTCGGATTGGCTCAAATCCCAGATGGTTATTATGACAGTGCAGAAGGACTTTCGGGATACACTCTTAAAAGTAAATTAAGCGAAATTCTCAATGACAAACACAAAGACAAAGGATACGATGCACTTTGGACGGCTTATGCTACGGCAGATATAGATAAATATTATGAAAACGACAATACCATCTTAGATATTTACTCTGAAAATCCTAGTGGGAAAGACCCTTATTCGTATAGATATAGAACTAACCAATGTGGCAATTATTCTGGAGAAGGGAGTTGCTATAACAGAGAACATATAGTGCCTCAAAGTTTGTTTAGTAAAGCAGCTCCTATGAGAAATGATGCTCATTTCGTGATTCCTACAGATGGTTATGTTAATGGTAAAAGAAGTGATTATCCATTTGGAGTAGTAGGCAACGCTAGTTGGACTTCCAAGAATGGTTCTAAACTAGGCAAAAGTAGCACTAGTGGGTATGGAGGAACTGTTTTTGAACCCATAGATGAGTTTAAAGGCGATGTGGCAAGAATGGTATTCTATTTTGTAACAATGTACGAAAAACGAATTCCTAACTTCAAGTTGGGTGATATGCTTAATGGGACCACTACACAAGGTTTAGAAGATTGGCAGTTAGCAGTTTTACTCACTTGGCACAACCAAGACCCTGTGAGTAAAAGAGAAATAGACAGAAATAATGCTGTTTACAATTATCAGGGGAATAGAAACCCTTTTATAGACCACCCAGAATGGGTTAATCTAATTTGGAAGAAAGAGCTTTCCACCCAAGAAGTGTCTAAAAAAGACAATATTTTGAGTATTTATCCCAATCCAGTAACTGGAGGAAAACTGTATTTTTCTAATTGGAACGATTATGATAAAATAGATATTTTCAGTACAGAAGGGAAGAAAGTGAAATCAGTTAAGTCTTCTAATGAAATAGATGTTTCTAATCTTCCAAAAGGAGTTTATTTATTAAAAGCAGACTCAAAGACTATAAAATTCATAATTAAGTAA
- a CDS encoding TolC family protein: MRRFFFTGITLLASSLMYSQEVVSVSQEDLERKIGQQNLQLKLAEAEVNSAKADLLMSRAMYLPNVNLSYTGISTNNPLMAFGSRLNQERVTMIDFEPKRLNNPDNIFNFATKLEVQQPIFNQDAIYQKKAGEVRVEALTLKQERTKDYLLFEIKKAYMQLQMAYKAVAVLEGARETVLSNKKVIDNYYKNGMLQKSDVLDMNVRVAEIESQIQFSKSNVKNASDYLYFLLNENSQGKVLKPTESLNYKGDALVNTPELKKDRKDLQAYQKSLDAYDYMIKSAKSKLLPRLNAFGSFEMYDNKPYQFDANGYLVGVQLSWNVFDGMKSNSEIAKQKAEILKTQTEIQQYQKQAELELVKAYRQVQDTDNKVNLTKLAWEQSAEAYRIRKNRYEQGLEKVSDLLNTETAMSKKELEYQQTIFEYNIALEYFNFLNK; this comes from the coding sequence ATGAGACGATTCTTTTTTACAGGAATAACATTACTAGCTTCATCACTTATGTATTCTCAAGAAGTGGTTAGTGTTTCCCAAGAGGATTTAGAAAGAAAAATAGGACAGCAGAATCTACAGCTAAAACTAGCAGAAGCAGAAGTTAATTCTGCCAAGGCAGATTTACTTATGTCTAGAGCGATGTATTTGCCTAATGTCAACCTTTCTTATACGGGTATTTCTACCAATAATCCTTTAATGGCATTTGGTTCAAGGCTTAATCAGGAGCGTGTCACTATGATAGATTTTGAGCCTAAAAGACTCAATAACCCTGATAATATTTTCAATTTTGCTACTAAGCTAGAGGTGCAACAACCCATCTTTAATCAAGATGCGATTTATCAAAAAAAAGCTGGAGAAGTGCGAGTAGAGGCATTAACTCTAAAGCAAGAACGAACTAAAGACTATCTTCTCTTTGAAATTAAAAAAGCCTATATGCAACTACAAATGGCCTATAAAGCAGTTGCGGTGCTAGAAGGAGCTAGAGAAACCGTCTTATCAAATAAAAAAGTTATTGATAACTATTATAAAAACGGAATGCTACAAAAATCTGATGTTTTGGATATGAATGTGAGAGTTGCTGAAATAGAGAGCCAAATTCAGTTTTCAAAGTCCAATGTTAAAAACGCTTCAGATTATCTTTATTTTTTATTAAATGAAAATTCCCAAGGCAAAGTATTAAAACCAACAGAAAGTTTAAACTATAAAGGTGATGCTCTTGTAAATACTCCAGAGCTTAAAAAAGATAGAAAAGATTTACAAGCCTATCAAAAATCTTTAGATGCTTACGATTATATGATAAAATCAGCTAAGTCCAAACTATTACCTAGATTAAATGCCTTCGGAAGTTTTGAAATGTATGACAATAAGCCTTATCAGTTTGATGCCAACGGCTATCTAGTAGGCGTTCAGTTATCGTGGAATGTATTTGATGGCATGAAGTCTAATAGCGAAATCGCTAAGCAAAAAGCCGAAATATTAAAAACTCAAACCGAAATACAACAATACCAAAAACAAGCAGAATTAGAATTAGTGAAAGCTTACAGGCAAGTACAAGATACTGATAATAAAGTGAATCTAACCAAATTAGCATGGGAGCAAAGTGCAGAGGCGTACAGAATCAGAAAAAATAGATACGAACAAGGTCTAGAAAAGGTCTCCGACCTTTTGAATACCGAAACCGCAATGTCTAAAAAAGAATTAGAATACCAACAAACTATTTTTGAATATAACATCGCATTAGAATACTTTAATTTTTTAAATAAATAA
- a CDS encoding efflux RND transporter periplasmic adaptor subunit, producing the protein MNKIKTGILVVAVAVLGSCSSDSKTITDNSQLIKVQLSNSSVTNNLGYAMASGKLVAKKSVNISTRMMGYITGLTVEVGDFVKAGQGLVSINNTDIQAKGGQVNAQIAQAKANFEIAQKDYQRFQNLYKNQSASQKELDDMKGRYDMAKAGLDAAQMMKSEVNSQYKYTNITAPISGVVTAKYANQGDMASPGMPILTIESSGDLQAQVLVSEQDITLVKSGMPVKVLMKSTNQEIAGTVADVSLSATNTGGQYLVKINLPQSSSYLPGMFVNVQFPFKRNGKLNQDLPESVSIPKSALVEQGQLTGVYTVSANNTAMLRWIKVGKVMGDQVEVLSGLSSQEPYIISSQGKLYNGAKVSIK; encoded by the coding sequence ATGAATAAAATAAAAACAGGCATCTTAGTGGTGGCAGTAGCCGTTTTGGGCAGTTGCTCTTCCGATTCAAAAACAATTACAGATAACAGCCAACTTATTAAGGTACAACTCAGTAACTCTTCAGTTACAAACAATTTGGGTTACGCTATGGCAAGTGGCAAGCTGGTTGCCAAAAAATCAGTAAATATTTCTACAAGAATGATGGGCTACATTACTGGTCTAACGGTAGAAGTAGGTGATTTCGTAAAAGCAGGACAAGGTCTCGTAAGTATTAACAATACTGATATCCAAGCTAAAGGCGGACAGGTAAACGCCCAAATTGCACAAGCCAAAGCCAATTTTGAAATCGCTCAAAAAGACTATCAGCGTTTTCAAAATCTATACAAAAACCAGAGTGCTTCTCAGAAAGAGTTAGACGATATGAAAGGGAGATACGATATGGCAAAAGCAGGACTAGACGCAGCCCAAATGATGAAGTCTGAAGTAAACTCACAATACAAATATACCAATATCACTGCTCCTATTTCTGGAGTAGTAACTGCTAAATATGCTAACCAAGGAGATATGGCAAGCCCAGGAATGCCTATTTTAACTATTGAAAGTTCAGGCGATTTACAAGCTCAGGTTTTAGTTTCGGAGCAAGATATTACTTTAGTTAAGAGTGGTATGCCCGTTAAAGTTTTAATGAAATCTACCAACCAAGAAATAGCTGGCACCGTGGCAGATGTGAGCCTTTCCGCTACGAATACAGGTGGACAATATTTAGTAAAAATCAACCTTCCACAAAGTAGCAGTTATTTACCAGGTATGTTTGTGAATGTTCAGTTTCCATTCAAAAGGAACGGAAAACTTAACCAAGATTTACCAGAGTCTGTAAGTATCCCAAAATCAGCTCTAGTAGAACAAGGACAGCTTACAGGAGTTTACACCGTAAGTGCTAATAATACCGCAATGCTCCGTTGGATAAAGGTAGGGAAAGTAATGGGAGATCAAGTAGAAGTTCTTTCAGGGTTATCCTCTCAAGAGCCTTATATTATTTCCTCTCAAGGAAAACTCTATAACGGTGCTAAAGTAAGTATAAAATAA
- a CDS encoding efflux RND transporter permease subunit gives MEKGFAGRIAEFFINSKLTILLMIALMIIGVYSSTLIPREEEPQIIVPMADVMVGYPGANPTEVENRVVKPLEKIISNIKGVEHVHSMAMNGKAMLIVQFYVGEDTERSYVKLYDELMKHKMMFPKGVYEPIVKTRSIDDVPMLGLTLWSENYNDYQLRQITEELASEIKKVKDVSLTNVIGGRARQLKVILDKAKMAESSVDALSVMQMIQASNGSSQTGSFVNNNQEYLLTTGQFLTSKEDVENLVVGTSQNMPVYLKQIAKVEDGASSPANYVSMGFGQNTEKGQKNPSEYPAITLSVSKVKGADAMKISEQILEKVEHLKKNLIPADVHVEVTRNYGETASHKVSELLMHLGVAILAVTILVMLAMGWRGGLVVFLSVPLTFALTLFSYYVLGYTLNRITLFALVFVVGIVVDDSIIIAENMHRHFHMRKLPFKEAAIYAINEVGNPTILATFTVIAAILPMAFVSGMMGPYMSPMPIGASIAMLLSLFVALTITPYLGYHLLKVKDDEEHKEEQGLETSLIYKWYKKIEQPLLDSSKKRWTILGVTTVLLLISVLAFFTKWVAVKMLPFDNKNEIQVVIDMPEGTPLEKTAAVTKDVAQYLRTVPEVVNYQNYIGASSPITFNGLVRHYDMRGQSNTADIQVNLLDKSARSKQSHDVAKTIRPEIQKIAKKYGANIKIVEVPPGPPVLSTIVAEVYGPNYEEQVKIADQVQQILKQADDVVDVDWMVEAPQTEFKIIPDNEKSMLNGIAPQQLVGNLTYLMGEYPISTLYDEKSNQPVNMVMKLDDAEKATLQDITALKVKGQMGNMLPISDIAKVEKHTLEKSIYRKDQKRVVYVLADMAGVLESPAYAILGMEEKLKKMNLPEGYSINELYMAQPSDESDFTVKWDGEWQITLEVFRDLGAAFLVVIIIIYMLIVGWFQNFKTPIVMMVAIPLSLVGIVLGHWLLGAFFTATSFIGMIALAGVMVRNSVLLIDFIEIRLKEGVPMKQAIIEAGAVRTTPILLTTGAVVIGAVIILFDPIFQGLAISLVFGAIVSTVLTLLVVPLVYYMTEKKKWDKIQSEQSAEIPE, from the coding sequence ATGGAAAAAGGATTTGCAGGACGCATTGCCGAATTTTTCATCAATTCCAAACTCACCATTTTATTGATGATTGCATTGATGATAATAGGCGTATATAGCTCTACCCTAATACCTAGGGAAGAAGAACCACAGATTATAGTTCCGATGGCAGATGTTATGGTAGGCTATCCTGGAGCTAACCCTACAGAAGTAGAAAATAGAGTGGTAAAACCGCTTGAAAAGATAATATCCAACATCAAAGGAGTTGAGCATGTACATTCTATGGCAATGAATGGAAAAGCCATGCTTATCGTACAATTTTATGTAGGTGAAGATACAGAACGCTCTTATGTAAAACTCTATGACGAGCTTATGAAACATAAAATGATGTTTCCTAAAGGAGTTTACGAACCTATAGTTAAAACAAGGTCTATAGATGATGTCCCAATGCTAGGGCTTACACTTTGGAGCGAAAACTACAATGATTATCAGTTAAGACAAATAACAGAGGAATTAGCTTCAGAAATAAAAAAAGTAAAAGATGTTTCTCTTACGAATGTTATTGGAGGAAGAGCCCGCCAACTCAAAGTAATTTTAGATAAAGCTAAAATGGCAGAATCTAGTGTAGATGCTCTTTCTGTAATGCAAATGATACAAGCGAGTAATGGTAGCTCTCAAACAGGAAGTTTTGTTAATAATAATCAGGAATATTTACTGACTACAGGACAATTTTTAACCTCTAAAGAAGATGTAGAAAACCTTGTCGTAGGGACTTCTCAAAATATGCCTGTGTACCTAAAGCAAATTGCTAAGGTAGAAGATGGTGCTTCTTCTCCTGCCAATTATGTAAGTATGGGGTTTGGTCAAAATACTGAAAAAGGACAGAAAAACCCTTCGGAATATCCAGCCATCACACTATCTGTTTCTAAAGTAAAGGGGGCTGATGCTATGAAAATATCAGAACAAATTCTAGAAAAAGTAGAACATTTAAAGAAAAATCTTATTCCTGCAGATGTACATGTGGAAGTAACTAGAAACTATGGTGAAACAGCTTCCCATAAAGTATCCGAGCTACTCATGCACTTAGGCGTTGCTATTTTAGCAGTGACTATTTTGGTAATGCTTGCTATGGGTTGGAGAGGCGGTTTAGTGGTCTTCCTTTCGGTACCTCTTACATTTGCACTTACACTGTTTAGTTATTATGTTTTAGGGTACACTCTTAATAGGATTACACTATTTGCATTAGTATTTGTAGTGGGTATCGTGGTAGATGATAGTATTATTATCGCAGAAAATATGCACCGCCACTTCCACATGAGAAAGCTCCCATTTAAAGAAGCGGCTATCTATGCTATCAACGAGGTAGGAAACCCTACTATCTTAGCGACTTTTACCGTAATTGCTGCTATTTTACCAATGGCTTTTGTTTCTGGAATGATGGGACCTTACATGAGTCCAATGCCAATAGGAGCTTCTATAGCAATGTTACTCTCACTTTTTGTGGCACTTACAATCACTCCTTATTTAGGCTATCATCTGCTTAAAGTAAAAGATGATGAGGAACATAAAGAAGAACAAGGTCTAGAAACGAGCTTAATTTATAAATGGTACAAAAAAATAGAACAGCCACTATTAGATAGTTCCAAGAAACGATGGACAATATTAGGAGTTACTACAGTATTATTGCTGATTTCTGTATTGGCATTTTTCACCAAATGGGTAGCGGTTAAGATGCTTCCTTTTGATAATAAAAATGAAATTCAGGTTGTAATAGATATGCCAGAAGGTACACCTTTAGAAAAAACGGCAGCTGTTACCAAAGATGTTGCACAGTATTTAAGAACCGTCCCTGAAGTAGTAAACTATCAAAATTATATTGGAGCTTCATCACCCATTACCTTTAATGGTTTAGTAAGACACTACGATATGAGAGGGCAAAGCAATACCGCAGATATTCAAGTGAATCTTTTGGATAAATCGGCTCGTTCCAAACAAAGTCATGATGTAGCTAAAACCATTAGACCAGAAATACAAAAGATAGCGAAAAAGTACGGTGCTAATATCAAAATTGTAGAGGTGCCACCAGGTCCACCTGTGCTTTCTACCATAGTAGCTGAAGTCTATGGTCCTAATTATGAGGAACAGGTAAAAATTGCCGACCAAGTACAACAAATTTTAAAACAAGCAGATGATGTAGTAGATGTAGATTGGATGGTAGAAGCTCCACAAACAGAGTTTAAAATAATCCCTGACAATGAGAAAAGTATGCTAAATGGCATCGCACCTCAGCAGTTGGTGGGTAACCTTACTTATCTTATGGGAGAGTATCCTATCTCTACATTGTACGATGAAAAGTCCAATCAGCCTGTTAATATGGTTATGAAGCTAGATGATGCCGAAAAAGCTACGCTACAAGACATCACTGCTCTTAAAGTAAAGGGACAAATGGGTAACATGCTTCCTATAAGCGATATTGCTAAAGTGGAAAAACACACCTTAGAGAAGAGTATTTATAGAAAAGATCAAAAGCGAGTAGTTTATGTTTTAGCTGATATGGCAGGTGTCTTAGAAAGTCCAGCCTACGCTATATTGGGTATGGAAGAAAAACTCAAAAAAATGAATCTCCCTGAAGGATATAGCATCAATGAGTTGTATATGGCACAGCCTTCTGATGAAAGCGATTTTACCGTAAAATGGGACGGAGAGTGGCAAATCACTTTAGAAGTATTTAGAGACTTAGGAGCTGCTTTTTTAGTAGTTATCATCATTATTTATATGTTGATTGTAGGTTGGTTTCAGAACTTTAAAACACCTATTGTTATGATGGTTGCTATACCTCTTTCTTTAGTGGGTATTGTACTAGGGCATTGGTTGTTAGGAGCATTCTTTACCGCCACTTCATTTATCGGAATGATAGCCTTAGCTGGTGTAATGGTAAGGAACTCAGTATTGTTAATAGACTTTATAGAAATTAGATTGAAAGAAGGTGTACCTATGAAACAAGCAATTATAGAAGCTGGAGCGGTAAGAACAACGCCTATCTTGTTAACTACTGGAGCAGTTGTGATAGGAGCGGTAATTATTCTCTTTGACCCTATTTTCCAAGGTCTAGCAATATCATTGGTTTTTGGAGCTATAGTTTCTACAGTTCTTACCCTTCTTGTAGTCCCTTTGGTATATTATATGACAGAGAAAAAGAAATGGGATAAAATCCAATCGGAACAATCTGCAGAAATACCAGAGTAA
- a CDS encoding YgaP family membrane protein, which produces MKTRIIHAVAGTMVLTSLLLGLYVHENWFFLTGFVGLNLLQSSVTNWCLLKTILEKIGIEDDSNSCGY; this is translated from the coding sequence ATGAAAACAAGAATAATACACGCTGTAGCAGGAACTATGGTTTTAACCAGCTTACTACTGGGACTTTATGTGCACGAAAATTGGTTTTTCCTTACAGGTTTTGTGGGGCTTAACTTATTACAATCCTCTGTAACTAACTGGTGTTTACTCAAAACTATTTTAGAAAAAATAGGTATTGAAGATGATAGCAATAGTTGTGGCTATTAG